Genomic segment of Nitrospirota bacterium:
GTCCGTTCTGCTGTTTTCGGCTACAACCACCCCTGCTTATCCAGAAGAAGTCTATGAAATAATCCAAAAAGGAACGGCTAAAGAATCCCTTCAGCGGTTTGAAGAGAAAGCAAGGAATCTTGAGTCAAAGGGCAAACTTAAAAAGGCATCTGAAGCATACCTAAAGGCATCAAATCTCGCACGGGCATCTGGCAATTATCAAAAAGGAATACTCTTTGGCACAAAGGCTACAGAAATAGGAGAAAAGATAAATAATCCCGAAATACAGGCAAGGGCATCTATCTTTACCGCATTGTCATACATTAAGGTGGCAGATCATGAAAGGGCAAGGCTACTCCTTGAAAAAGGGGCAGTTCTCGCATCCCAGCTTGATATGAAAGGGTTAGAAGCAAAGGCTTATGAGCATATGGGAAATATATATAGAAAACTTTCCAATCCACAAAAGGCCCTTGAATACCATAAGAAAGCATACAGTGTTTATGAAAGGCTGGTGGCTGCAGTGGAAGAACCAGAGGTATCTCCAACAACGAAAAAGGGGAGAAAGAGAGCTGAACGCAGATTCAGCGATCCGAGATTTGTAAGGAATTTTATAGATGTTGCAATAGCAATAGGGAATACTTACAAAAATCTGGATGATTACGCATCTGCCCTTGACTATTTTGATAAGGCACTATTCTATGCTCAAGGTATTAAAGACAAGGAACTCAAGGCATATATGAGTATCGGCGATATTTATTTTAGGAAAGGTAATTACCATAAGGCACTGGAATACCACAAAAAATCCTGCGAACTCTCAGACAGCATTAATATTCCATGGCTGACGATATCTACCTATTCAAAGGCAGCGACGGATTACCGTATGCTCGGAAAACTCGAAAACGCTATTGACCATTACAAGAAGGCTATAGACGCCATAGAAGACACCCGCACGATGCTCCAGTCTGAGGAGATGCGGAGCTCCTTTTTTGAACAGACAACGAAGACATATGATGGCATGATCTCAACGCTAATGGCACTCGGGAAAACAGAAGATGCATTTAATTTCAGCGAGAGGGTAAGGGCAAGGACATTTCTCGATATCCTCGGAAACAAGATAGACCTCTCAAGAGGAAAGGCAACATCACTTGCAGAAGAGGAGATAGAACTGAGGAGAAAGATCAATGCTCTCCAGTTAAAACTTGAGGAAACAGATGACATTGAGATAAAGAATGAACTTGATGAGACAAAGAGACAATACAACAGGTTTCTCGAAAGGCTCCGCAAGGAAGACCTTGAACACGCCTCTCTTGTGTCAGTGGAACCATTCACTATAAAGGATGTCCAGTCTCTGCTCGAACCAGAAAAGACCCTGATTGAGTTTCATGTATTGAAGGGTATGACCATACGCTGGACAATAAAGAAAAACAGCATGCAGTCAGTTACTATAAAACATAGCAGGAAAGATATTCTTGAGAAGGTAAACTCACTCAGGGAATCTATCTCAGACATATCCTCTGAAGACAGATTTAAGGCGGTTTCGCGAGAACTGTATTCAATCCTTATTAAAGATGCAGGGATAAAGAAAGGAGACGAACTTATCATAGTACCACATGACCTCCTTCACTATCTTCCATTCCATGCCTTTGTTACTCCAGAAGGGAGATACCTTATAGAAGACCATATAATATCCTATCTTTCGAGTGCAAGCCTGATACGGTTCACCGCAGAAAAAAGAAAAAAGATAGGAGAAAATGTTCTTGCATTTGGCAATCCTGACCTTGGAAACCCAGTTTATAATCTCAGATATGCAGAGAGGGAAGCAAAGGAGATAGCACGGATATATCCGAAATCCGAGATATACCTCAGAAAGGATGCAACTGAATCAAGGGCAAAGGAAAGGCCAAACAGATACAGCATCCTGCACTTCGCAAGTC
This window contains:
- a CDS encoding CHAT domain-containing tetratricopeptide repeat protein, whose translation is SVLLFSATTTPAYPEEVYEIIQKGTAKESLQRFEEKARNLESKGKLKKASEAYLKASNLARASGNYQKGILFGTKATEIGEKINNPEIQARASIFTALSYIKVADHERARLLLEKGAVLASQLDMKGLEAKAYEHMGNIYRKLSNPQKALEYHKKAYSVYERLVAAVEEPEVSPTTKKGRKRAERRFSDPRFVRNFIDVAIAIGNTYKNLDDYASALDYFDKALFYAQGIKDKELKAYMSIGDIYFRKGNYHKALEYHKKSCELSDSINIPWLTISTYSKAATDYRMLGKLENAIDHYKKAIDAIEDTRTMLQSEEMRSSFFEQTTKTYDGMISTLMALGKTEDAFNFSERVRARTFLDILGNKIDLSRGKATSLAEEEIELRRKINALQLKLEETDDIEIKNELDETKRQYNRFLERLRKEDLEHASLVSVEPFTIKDVQSLLEPEKTLIEFHVLKGMTIRWTIKKNSMQSVTIKHSRKDILEKVNSLRESISDISSEDRFKAVSRELYSILIKDAGIKKGDELIIVPHDLLHYLPFHAFVTPEGRYLIEDHIISYLSSASLIRFTAEKRKKIGENVLAFGNPDLGNPVYNLRYAEREAKEIARIYPKSEIYLRKDATESRAKERPNRYSILHFASHGEFSEQNPMESSLRLARDEREDGNLSTEEIFRLNINASLVVLSACETAIGRISSGDEIIGLTRAFIYAGTPSIITTLWKVNDKTTFMLMRDFYQNLKTMRKAEALRTAQNNLMKNYHHPFFWGAFVLTGDAE